In the Flavobacteriales bacterium genome, ATCATTCCATTTCCAGATTTAAATCGGTCGATTTTAACTATGTTATACGCTACCGGAGTCGTGTAGGAACAGCACATGAAAAAAATTATTCCTTATCCACGAATGCCATTTTGTATGCCTATTCTTATGAAAATATCTTTCAACTACCATTATTCAATTTCTCTGATGCAGACATTGGCGATTACCGCAAAATGAATGCCTTTCCCTTTAATTCTTTTTTTTGGGACAATAACGATGAATATAAAATCAACCATCAAAATGATGCAAATACCTTGTTTTTTATTGATTCGAATTCAATAACGAATCTGTCTTTATTTACAAAAAGCAACCGGATAAAACGAGGTTTGTTTGAGCATCCGTTTATTAGCTGGACCGGAAAACGAATTTTTATTAGGGAGTCGGGAATTGATACTTTATTAAAAGTAAGAACAGATTTTAAGAGTGACAAGTACCTGCTTTCCGTAAAATACTATGTAGACTATTGTAGCTATAATGGAATAATACATATTGAAACATCAACCATTCTTGATCCCTACCAAAGTTTTTATGCATTACCGATTGATGCAAAAGCGAATTGCTTTATTAATTTGTATTTTGATTATTGCGAGCTTCAGCGAAGAAATCTGGAAAACGTTTTAAATAAAAATCGATTGAATTATAGCGGGTTTAAACAAGCTTATTTTTCTGAAATGGAAAAAATCCAATTAGAACGCGATAATTTCATCAAAGCAGTTGAACGGGGCGCAAATCGCAAGGCAATGGAAATGTATAACGCGGAAGTGAAATCCAAACTTGGTATTGATAATATTGCTTTGTTTAAGCCGTATGAGGAGTGATTCTCTAAGTTGTTTTTTGATTTTTCCTTAAGTCAAGTGCTTAATTTTAAATAAATCCTTGCCAATTGCTCAATCTCAAGTTCGAATTTCCATTACCTTTAGCCCATGTTTGTTTCCGGTTTCACCTTTATCCGAAATGCTATTAAATACGATTATCCCATTGCGGAAGCGATTCGTTCCATTTTGCCATTGTGCGATGAAGTAATTGTTGCTGTTGGCAATTCTGAAGATGATACGTTAGCATATATCCGGGGACTGGATACTGAAAAAATAAAAATCATTGAAACGGTTTGGGATGATTCCTTGCGCGAAGGCGGAAAAGTTCTGGCAGTTGAAACCAATAAAGCTTTAGCCGCCGTAAATCCCAAAAGTGACTGGTGCATTTATATTCAGGGCGATGAAGTTTTGCATGAAGCCGGATATGATGAAATTCGCTCTGCCATGGAAAACCACCTGAGTGATGCACAGGTTGACGGATTGTTATTGCAGTATCGTCATTTTTACGGTTCATACGATTATGTTGGAGCCAGCGCCAATTGGTATAAAAATGAAATAAGAATTATCAGGAATCGGAACGATATTTTCTCCTATGGGGATGCCCAGGGATTTCGCAAGCAACCCAATGATAAATTGAGGGTAAAAGCATTGAAGGCCTATATGCATCATTACGGCTGGGTAAAAGATCCGCGCGCTATGCAAAAAAAGCAGGAGGATTTTAATAAACTCTGGCACGATGATGACTGGGTGAAAAAGAATGTTGTTCCAGCCGGAGAATTTGATTATGGAAAAGACCTGCGCGAATTAAAATTGTTTAAGGGTACACATCCTTCCGTGATGCAACAGCGCATTCAATCCAGCAATTGGAAATTCGAAACCGATATTTCGATTAACCGTTCAACACTTAAGGACCGCTTTAAAAATTTTATGTATTACAAACTGGGGGTGGAGTTAGGGTATAAGAATTATAAAAAAATCTAAGTTCCGAATTTTCGTTTTATCGTTTTGGCAGAAATTTTTTTTCCATGGAGAAGTATTATAAATCGGCACTTTCTTTTATTCACGATAAGTATTATGGAGATATTGCCCGCCATGCTGCAGGAGAAATCATTTTAAAAAGGAAAAACAATGCTTATTCCAAGGTGATCGATCTGGGCTGCGGCAGTGGAATTTTAGCGGCGCTTTTAAATGAAAATCAAATGGAGGTGTTGGGTGTAGATATTTCCGCTGATATGCTGGATCTGGCCAGAAAAAATGCTCCTGCTTCAACCTTTGTTCAGTCCTCTATTTTTGATTTCGAATTCGAACATGTGGATGTCTTTTCAGCTATAGGTGAACCTTTTAATTATTTATTCGATCATCAATCTTCCTACAATTCTTTAGCTGCGATTTTTAAACGGATTAAGCAGCACTTAAGTCCCGATGGATTTTTTTTATTTGACATCCTCTGTAATGGTGTTGAAAATAAAAATCCACACCGTGTAATTGAGAATGATGATTACATCATGAAACTTGATATCGAAATTGTTGAAGCAAGTAAATATCTGACCCGCACCATAAAACTTAGGATGAAAGATTTTGGTGAAGAAAAGGAGGATATAGAAATACACCGACAGTTGCTGTTTGATGTTCATCAGGTTGAACGTTTACTTCGTGAAATTGGATTTCAGGTTGAAATGTGGAATCACTATGGTGAGCTCTCCCTTCGTACCGGTCACGTGGCCTTCTATTGCATTCCTGAGAAGGATTAAAGGGCGAGTATCAAAAGGGAATGTTAAAAACCCTTAAGCTTTCTTAACGAATTTATTTTTTCGCTTAATAGGGATTAGTATTGCATGAGAATGGATCGTACTGGTTTTAATGGGTGAAATGAAAAAAATCTTTATTATGCAAAAATTTCTGTTTCTGTTGTTTTTTTTATTTACGATTTGCGGGTTTTCAGCTCCGGCTTCTCCGTTAAAAGGACAAGTTAAGTCCAATTTTTTAGGCGAAGAAGTTACGCAGTTAGGTAAAAATCTGGATGCTATTTTTCAGGATCATCAAGGTTATTACTGGATTTGCAGCAATGGTGACGGTGTGTACCGTTATGATGGAAAAAACCTGATTCGTTTTACGCAACGCGATGGACTTTGCTCCGATCATGTTTATGGGGTGCAGGAAGATGTTAACCATTATTTATGGTTTAGCACTCCACAGGGAGTTTGCAGATTTAACGGGATTATTTTTGAAGATTTTACATCCGTCATACAAGCTGCACCAATCGGTCAATTAATAAAAGCCCGCGAAGGATTGTTTTTTAATCATTTTAACAGAATCTGTTTTTACGATGGAAAAACATTTACCAATGTTGTTATTCATCCCCCGGGATACGCTCCACCGCGAGGGGATTTAAACAGGCCATATAGCATGTATTCGTTTTTGATAGACCGAAACGGTGAAAGTTGGTTCGGGACACAATCAGAGGGTGTTTGTCGTTATGGAGTGGATTCCTGTTTTTATTTAACCGATAAAAAATTGAGAGGTCCTGCTGTGCGAGCGATGTATCAGGATAAGCATGGGATTTATTGGTTTGGAAACAATGGCGGTGGATTATTCCGCTATGATGGCATCACCTTACGGAATATTACCGACGAACAAGGCTTAGAGAATCCGGAATTTTTCAAAGGTAAATTCGTTGAAGATCCACATTCAATGGCACGCATCTTTGCTTTGAATGGCGACATAGACGGCAATTTATGGATTGGAACAATCGATGCGGGATTATGGAAATATGATGGTAAAAACCTCGTGCAATGGGGACAAAAGGAGGGCGTTCCGGGTCTTGTCATTAATTGCATTTATCGCGACAGAAGTGATCGTATTTTGATCATCTGCAATATGGAGACGATTTGTGTGCTACAGGATGGACGTTTTGAGCGCTTAAATTCCTGATTCTTCTACTTAGAATATTCCGAATTAATTTTCAAACGCTCCTTATTGGATAGGTTTTTTGGTTTAAAAATTACAATTGTCAGGATTCCCCATAGCGTAATCAAAAAGCCCATATAATTCATTTGTTGTTGGCCACTGAAATCTGCTGTAAATGCGATGTCGATGGTGGAATGAAAAATTGCACAAATTAATATTGAGTATCCAGAAGAGTTATATAACCAGCTTAATAAAACACTTCCTGTAAGCAGACTAAATATCCAACCGAAAATTTCTGCAAACTCCATGTTGGTATATCCCGGTCGGTACAAAAATAAAGGCCAATGCCAGACGGCCCAAAAAACAGTTAATATTAATCCGGAGTTTAATGCATTGAATTTTGATTGTAATCGCGGTAAAGCAAATCCTCTCCATCCTACCTCTTCACCAAATCCAAAAA is a window encoding:
- a CDS encoding glycosyltransferase family 2 protein; this translates as MFVSGFTFIRNAIKYDYPIAEAIRSILPLCDEVIVAVGNSEDDTLAYIRGLDTEKIKIIETVWDDSLREGGKVLAVETNKALAAVNPKSDWCIYIQGDEVLHEAGYDEIRSAMENHLSDAQVDGLLLQYRHFYGSYDYVGASANWYKNEIRIIRNRNDIFSYGDAQGFRKQPNDKLRVKALKAYMHHYGWVKDPRAMQKKQEDFNKLWHDDDWVKKNVVPAGEFDYGKDLRELKLFKGTHPSVMQQRIQSSNWKFETDISINRSTLKDRFKNFMYYKLGVELGYKNYKKI
- a CDS encoding class I SAM-dependent methyltransferase, yielding MEKYYKSALSFIHDKYYGDIARHAAGEIILKRKNNAYSKVIDLGCGSGILAALLNENQMEVLGVDISADMLDLARKNAPASTFVQSSIFDFEFEHVDVFSAIGEPFNYLFDHQSSYNSLAAIFKRIKQHLSPDGFFLFDILCNGVENKNPHRVIENDDYIMKLDIEIVEASKYLTRTIKLRMKDFGEEKEDIEIHRQLLFDVHQVERLLREIGFQVEMWNHYGELSLRTGHVAFYCIPEKD
- a CDS encoding CPBP family intramembrane metalloprotease, producing MKVLISFFGLAYLFSWIIWLPLYLPAFGLRDLPVFPFHHALGGLGPLLAAFACIGIFEGKKGMYQLLKQCFYSGPSIYVLIALFSPFILAISAEGINYLISGNPFDPAALLHSREFPEFNLLNIFIYNLIFFGFGEEVGWRGFALPRLQSKFNALNSGLILTVFWAVWHWPLFLYRPGYTNMEFAEIFGWIFSLLTGSVLLSWLYNSSGYSILICAIFHSTIDIAFTADFSGQQQMNYMGFLITLWGILTIVIFKPKNLSNKERLKINSEYSK